TTCTATGATATGTACTTCTTTAAGAAACGTTGCAAAGATTGTAATATAGTTAGTATTATTTCAGATATTTCAATTACCATTATTCcgtatttttaatttatctttttgatATTTCACATCAGGTTTAAAGCATTGTTTCAAGTATTAATTATCAACGTACATTATAGATAGATAggaaaatattatcaaaaaaattaaaaatatttctattgGCATTACTGTTGGAATAATCCGCTGATAAGATGGTGGGGAGACATACGATATGGCACCAACGTTTTCATTGGAAAATTTCTGACAGTAACGTCCAACAGATTCCGTTTTCTTACTAATTATATACTGTCACTAAATTCGACGAAAATTACCGTTGAACGTAAAAAATCCGCCGATATCATGTTACCGACAAGGTTTATATCGTCTGATTCCTTCCAAAGACAACTTAATTACTGTCagaattttttcatttttccgaCGGAAAATCCGATGgtatttagtatttttcttgtagtgtaggCGGCTTCAGATAATCCTTGAGGACGTGCGTGAGGGACGTGACCATCTTACTTAGTGGCTCCACTCAGACGTTAAGAAGGCCCTCTACGTCTATTGGGTGACTGATGAGGGATTCAGGCGTCACGAAATCACAAACAGGACCAACAGGGCATCGACCAGGTCATCCAAGTATACTAGTCAGTATAATATACTTATCACTTGATTTAATCTATTATTTCAATATTTGTAGTCTAGTAGTTAGATCATGAGGCAACGACCTGATAGACCTTCAAGTATACTCACACCttgaaggagaaaaaaaagagatttgCTGATCAGCAGTCTCAAGATTATTACGTGAGTATACGTCGTGGTTTAAATCATAACATATATTTGTTTTCAATTAATTGTCGTCCCAATCACTTTTGCATATAATGTGATACGTAAGAATCCTACACGCAGAGGTTGTAGGCCGTGACCCAGCAATCTCAGTAGAGTGGAAAGGACGACAACAACTCCGCTGCTTCCATTGTTGATCCTGATGCGGTGTGGCGTGAGACCACATCTAAGTCATATAGAAATCATGACTATAGGTTGGGGTCATTTTTCGCCGATAACCTCTGCACCTCCACTTTAAGAGCTTCATCTGCCTTAGCCACCAACCCTGCCGATCTCAAGGTTATCGATTTGCGAGAGTAGGTTCTTGGCCTCACCTAGAGCCTTCAGGACCAGGATCAGCAGCTGCATCAGTCTGAGGAGAGATATAACAGGATCCTCGCAATGCAAAGACAGAGTCTCCAAAGGAGGAGCTCAAGTGGGAGCTGGAGCAGATTCAACGGATGCGAAGGCAAATGGCAGTGTACTATGCGCAGATGCGCGCCAGTGACAATGGCGCTACTAGAGGCAGCTCCTCTTCCTTTGCGCAAGAGTCAGGATAGGCACCGACACCACCTAAACCGCCGCTTCAGAAGACCAGAGAGATGATGACAACGATGACTATTAGGACTCGTAGTCATTAAggctttattttgatttatttgataACATTTTATTTCTTCGAGTTTTCATTCTATATACTTGATATTTTACATTATATATAGATCATTGTTTCCCGATAAATTACTCTTTGACTTTTACTAATTAGGATTTGACTATTAATTGTTGAATATCGGGTCTAAAAAAATAAAGCTATGGTCGCATTTACTGTCGAAAAAATCCGACTTAgtatttattcaatttaataaTTCGACGGCAGAAAAATTTGGCGACAACATGGCGTAGAATCATAACATGTGGTGCCAAAGTTGGAAATTATCCGATGGTAACTATTAGAAAAATTTTGTCACTTTTATAGTAAAATTTGTCGCTAATTTTATCACAAACTACCGTTAGAAGAAAAAAtctaacaataaataatttctaataaaaaatttattcaataaaaatttgacgataataaatttattggtaaattttatttgttatttcaaACTAAATCTGACGATACTCAACCAATTTATTTTAGTGAAAGGCATCACAAAAGAATATAGTCTGTGATGAACATGAACCTAAGCACAAAAAGTCTCCTTATCCTAATTGCATATAATTAAACCGAAAAGAACCAAACCAATTTGTAATTTATAGTTTTATATATCATTTATACTAACATACTTTCTCCATTTAATTAATAAGCAGTGAACCTATAAACCATGTAGTGTTGATAAATCTGTCCAGGACGAACAATTTGAGAAGGAAAATTCGGATGATTAACAGAATCAGGAAACCCCTGTGTCTCCAAAGCAATACCAGCATGCTTTTTGTAAACAGCACCATCCTTGCCTCCAACGGTGTTATTCAACATTCCACTTGTGTAGAACTGCACTCCAACCTGGTTTGACCACAACTCCATTTGCCTCCCGGACACTGGATCCCTCACTACGGCAACTTTGTTCAAGTGTTTCTTGCTTTTCCTGTCTACGGCGAAGTTGATATCGTAGAGACCGGGCAGATCGTCGATCTGTTTTCCGACTTCCTTTGGCCGACGGAAGTCGTATGGAGTGCCCTTCACGGATTGAAGCTTTCCGGTAGGGATGAGTTTTGCGTTGACCGGAGTGATTTTGGATGCGAAGATTTGAACTCTGTGCGAAAGAACGTCGCCCGTGTTATGGCCTCTCATATTCCAGTATGTATGCTGTGCTACTGCTAAGTTCACCGGTGTGTCTTTGTCTATTGCTTTTGCAATCATTTTCACAACCAATTTGTTTGTATCCATCAACATGTAAGTCACATCCACCTCAAGTTTTCCAGGAAATCCTACAGTAACaatttcgaatttttatttaagaaaaatataggATACCAACATATTATCTGCCAACTTATTaccaacaataattaattattatattttaaacacatatataaagaaatacatctaaaaaaatatatttataaagatatttttattaaatacagtcataaaaaaacatttttattaGACGCATCTACAAAAACATTTCCATtaaacacaattataaataagagttggcagaagttAGCAGAAATGATGTTGGTAGCATAGCGAAattgttttatttaatatataatagatgCCAATACTTATTACTATCTTCCCAAATCATATTATTTTTcacaattttttattgaaaaacaTTTAGGTCCagcaatttttatttaaattggtCAACAATTTTAACCAACACACATTCTATTAGTACATTTAgacttttttattaatatatgtttataaaaatattttgatggCTAAATGCGTatcaaaaagaataaattttgCTCGCTTTTAacactattattttttattaattgttttttttaaCATACTAAGTAATTAGATTAAATAAAAACATGTATAAAAGATTGATTAACCATTGAATAAAGTATTACACTCTAAAATCTAAATCATGAACTCTACCTAAAATTTCAAGGATGAGTTACGTACCTTGCTCATTGTCATAACTGTTGTAGTGGAATGTTATGTGACTGTCTCTCTTGTAAGATGTTACAGTCCAAATAACATTATTGAACCCTTTGAAACCGCCTAAGAAGATTACAACACATATGAATTGAAATTGTACAATTGATATATAAGTGAGCAACTCCTTTGATTGCTATATATAATAAGGGAAAGTCTAGAAGAGCCAATGGA
Above is a genomic segment from Arachis stenosperma cultivar V10309 chromosome 1, arast.V10309.gnm1.PFL2, whole genome shotgun sequence containing:
- the LOC130965566 gene encoding uncharacterized protein LOC130965566, with the protein product MAKVSMLFSFLLGLVLLSQAHGSGEKIGFYELRRGDFEMRVTNYGATVLSVVLPDRNGNLADVVLGYDSIKSYVNDTTYFGGLIGRVANRIGHAEFTLDGKTYKLPANDHGNTLHGGFKGFNNVIWTVTSYKRDSHITFHYNSYDNEQGFPGKLEVDVTYMLMDTNKLVVKMIAKAIDKDTPVNLAVAQHTYWNMRGHNTGDVLSHRVQIFASKITPVNAKLIPTGKLQSVKGTPYDFRRPKEVGKQIDDLPGLYDINFAVDRKSKKHLNKVAVVRDPVSGRQMELWSNQVGVQFYTSGMLNNTVGGKDGAVYKKHAGIALETQGFPDSVNHPNFPSQIVRPGQIYQHYMVYRFTAY